One genomic region from Lynx canadensis isolate LIC74 chromosome E1, mLynCan4.pri.v2, whole genome shotgun sequence encodes:
- the KCNJ2 gene encoding inward rectifier potassium channel 2, with protein sequence MGSVRTNRYSIVSSEEDGMKLATMAVANGFGNGKSKVHTRQQCRSRFVKKDGHCNVQFINVGEKGQRYLADIFTTCVDIRWRWMLVIFCLAFVLSWLFFGCVFWLIALLHGDLDASKESKACVSEVNSFTAAFLFSIETQTTIGYGFRCVTDECPIAVFMVVFQSIVGCIIDAFIIGAVMAKMAKPKKRNETLVFSHNAVIAMRDGKLCLMWRVGNLRKSHLVEAHVRAQLLKSRITSEGEYIPLDQIDINVGFDSGIDRIFLVSPITIVHEIDEDSPLYDLSKQDIDNADFEIVVILEGMVEATAMTTQCRSSYLANEILWGHRYEPVLFEEKHYYKVDYSRFHKTYEVPNTPLCSARDLAEKKYILSNANSFCYENEVALTSKEEDDSENGVPESTSTDTPPDIDLHNQASVPLEPRPLRRESEI encoded by the coding sequence ATGGGCAGTGTGCGAACCAACCGCTACAGCATTGTCTCTTCAGAAGAAGACGGGATGAAGTTGGCCACCATGGCGGTTGCAAATGGCTTTGGGAATGGGAAGAGTAAAGTCCACACTCGACAACAGTGCAGGAGCCGCTTTGTGAAGAAAGACGGCCACTGTAATGTTCAGTTCATCAACGTGGGTGAGAAGGGACAACGGTACCTTGCAGATATCTTTACCACGTGTGTGGACATTCGCTGGAGATGGATGCTGGTTATCTTCTGTCTGGCTTTCGTTCTCTCGTGGCTGTTTTTTGGCTGTGTGTTTTGGTTGATAGCTTTGCTCCATGGGGATCTGGATGCATCTAAAGAGAGCAAAGCTTGTGTGTCGGAGGTCAACAGCTTCACAgctgccttcctcttctccatcGAGACCCAGACAACCATCGGCTATGGCTTCAGGTGTGTCACGGACGAATGCCCAATTGCTGTTTTTATGGTGGTGTTCCAGTCCATCGTGGGCTGCATCATTGATGCGTTTATCATTGGCGCAGTCATGGCAAAGATGGCAAAGCCAAAGAAGAGAAACGAGACTCTTGTCTTCAGTCACAATGCTGTGATCGCCATGAGAGATGGCAAACTGTGTTTGATGTGGCGGGTGGGCAATCTTCGGAAAAGCCATTTGGTGGAAGCTCACGTGAGAGCACAGCTGCTCAAATCCAGAATTACTTCCGAAGGGGAGTACATCCCCCTGGATCAAATAGATATCAACGTTGGGTTTGACAGTGGAATTGATCGCATATTTCTGGTGTCCCCCATCACTATAGTCCATGAAATAGATGAAGATAGTCCTTTATATGATTTGAGTAAACAGGACATTGACAATGCAGACTTTGAAATTGTTGTGATACTGGAAGGCATGGTGGAAGCCACGGCCATGACAACACAGTGCCGTAGCTCATATCTGGCCAATGAAATCCTTTGGGGCCACCGCTATGAGCCTGTACTCTTTGAAGAGAAGCACTATTACAAAGTGGACTACTCAAGGTTCCACAAGACTTATGAAGTGCCCAACACTCCCCTTTGTAGTGCCAGAGACTtagcagaaaagaaatatatccTCTCAAATGCTAATTCATTTTGCTATGAAAACGAAGTTGCCCTCACAAGCAAAGAGGAAGATGACAGTGAAAACGGAGTCCCGGAAAGCACTAGTACAGACACACCCCCTGACATAGACCTTCACAACCAGGCAAGTGTACCTCTAGAGCCCAGGCCCTTACGGCGAGAGTCGGAGATATGA